One genomic segment of Microbacterium sp. ProA8 includes these proteins:
- a CDS encoding nitroreductase/quinone reductase family protein — protein sequence MSTASPQTPASSSAGSARIPPRWFIRTAWVVHRAIYNVTGGRLGLRPPTSKVWGMMRLHTIGRRSGAPRVAIVAYVEDGPDIVTMAMNGWGDPPPAWWLNLQARPAASIDLPGERRDVIAREAHGEERERLWNVFRSLEGGDDLDAHAATRSRQTPLVVLEPARSDR from the coding sequence GTGAGCACCGCATCGCCTCAGACTCCGGCATCCTCGTCCGCGGGATCCGCGCGCATCCCTCCGCGCTGGTTCATCCGCACCGCGTGGGTCGTGCACCGCGCCATCTACAACGTCACGGGTGGACGCCTCGGTCTCCGGCCGCCGACCTCGAAGGTCTGGGGCATGATGCGCCTGCACACGATCGGCCGCCGTTCCGGAGCGCCGCGCGTCGCGATCGTCGCCTATGTCGAGGACGGCCCCGACATCGTCACGATGGCCATGAACGGGTGGGGTGATCCGCCGCCCGCGTGGTGGCTGAACCTGCAGGCCCGGCCCGCGGCATCCATCGATCTTCCCGGCGAGCGACGCGACGTGATCGCCCGCGAGGCACACGGCGAGGAGCGCGAGCGTCTGTGGAACGTGTTCCGCTCACTCGAGGGCGGCGACGACCTCGACGCGCACGCGGCGACCCGCAGCCGCCAGACGCCCCTCGTCGTGCTGGAACCCGCCCGCAGCGACCGCTGA